One Mycolicibacterium fallax genomic window, TTGTATCGCTGCATGTCGATTGACCAGGACTTGTCGCCGACGATGTAGAGCCCGTCGTCGACCCGCGAGATCAGGTCCTCGGTGGCGATGTCCTCGGCGGCCGGGGCCAGCGACACGTTGGCCATCCGCTGAATCGGCACGTGGTGCGGGGAGTCGGCATAGGAGCAGCCATTGGACCGGGACCGGCCCAACCGCGGCGCGAACACCCGGTCCAGTTGGTAGCCGACGAAGATGCCGTCGCGCACCAGATCCCAGGATTGCGCGGCCACCCCCTCGTCGTCGAAACCGATGGTGGCCAGCCCGTGCTCCACGGTCCGGTCGGCGGTCACGGTCATCACCGGCGAGCCGTAGCGCATGCTGCCCAGCTTGTCCGGGGTGGCGAACGAGGTCCCGGCGTAGGCCGACTCGTAACCGATGGCCCGATCGTATTCGGTTGCGTGCCCGATGGATTCGTGGATGGTCAGCCACAGGTTGGTCGGGTCGATGACCAGGTCGGTGACCCCGGCGGTCACCGACGGCGCCTTGGTCTTCTCCGCCAGCAACTCCGGCAGCCGGGCCAGCTCGGTGCTCCAGTCCCACACCCGGTCGCCGGCGACCACCTCCCAGCCGCGGCCCATCGGCGGGGCCAGGGTGCGCATCGACTCGAAGTGCCCAGCGGCCGGATCCACCGAAACCGCGTCCAGGGTCGGCAGCACCCGCACTCGCTGCTGGGTGATCGAGGAGCCGAAGGTGTCGGCGTAGAAGGTTTGTTCCTTCACCGCGTGCAGCCCGGCCGAGACGTGGTCGACGCCGTCGGAGGCGAGCAGTCGGCCCGAGTACTCGGCCAGCACGGCGATCTTTTCGGCGCCGGGCACCTCGAACGGATCGATCTCATAGCTCGAGGTCCACATCGCGTTCTCGTACACCGGCTCCTCGGCCAGTTCGATCGCCTCGGCGTTGAGCGCGGCCAGGCTGTTGGCGACCTCGACCGCGCGCCGCGCGGTGTCGGCGGCCACCTCCGCCGAAAGCTCGGCGTGCGAGGCGAATCCCCATGTGCCGGCGACGATCACCCGCACCGCAAGGCCCAGCTCGCGGGTGAGCACCGAGGTTTCCAGTTCGCCGTCGCGCAGCTGGATGATCTCGCTGGTGATCCGGTGTACACGCAGGTCGGCGTAACTGGCACCGGTCTGCACCGCCGCCGACAGCGCGGCGTCGGCCAGCGCCCGGTGCGGCAGGGCCAGGAAATCGGCGTCGATGGTTCGGGCTGTCACGGGTTCTCACGGTATCCGGCCGCGCGGTGATCGCCGCGGATATCGGGGACTTCGGGCTTCTCGCGCCGCCGGGCGTGCACAATTGGGGTGAAATCGGCACCCCCAAGTGGATTATCCAGTTGGCGGCGCGCACAGCGGACATCTGTGCACGCCGCGCGGTTTAATGGCCGAATGATCCGGCGGCGCGAGACCACGCTGGCGTACGCACTGCTGGCGCCCAGCCTGTTTGGGGTGCTGGCCTTTCTGCTGCTGCCGATGCTGGTGGTGGTCTGGCTGAGCCTGCGCAGCTGGGATCTGCTCGGCCCCATCGAGAATGTCGGCCTGGACAACTGGGGTTCGGTGCTCACCGACGCCGCGTTCGGCAACTCGCTGCTGGTTACGCTGGGGTTCATTGCGCTGGTGGTGCCGGCCCAACTGCTGCTCGGGCTGGGCATCGCGGCGCTGCTGGCTCGAGAACTGCCCGGCAGCGGGTTCTTTCGCACCGTCTACGTGCTGCCGTGGATCTGCGCGCCGCTGGCGATCGCGGTGCTGTGGCGCTGGATTCTGGCCCCGACCGACGGCGCGGTGTCGGCGATGCTGGGGCACCGGATCGAATGGCTGACCGACCCGGGGCTGGCGCTGCCGGTGGTTTCGGCGGTGACGGTGTGGACCAACGTCGGCTATGTGGCGCTGTTCTTCCTGGCCGGGATCCTGGCCATCCCCGCCGACGTGCTCGATGCCGCCCGCATCGACGGCGCCACCGGGTGGCAGCGGTTCACCCGGATCATCATGCCGATGCTGCGACCGACGCTGTTCTTCGTCGCGGTGACCGGGGTGATCAGCGCCGCGCAGGTCTTCGACACCGTTTACGCGCTGACCGGCGGCGGCCCGCGCGGACGTACCGACCTGGTGGCGCACCGGATCTACGACGAGGCGTTCGGGTCCGCGGCGATCGGGCGGGCCGCGGTGATGGCGATCGTGCTGTTCGTCGTGCTGGTCGCCATCACCATCGCCCAGCACCGCTACTTCCGCAGGCGGATCAGCTATGACCTCACCTAGGTCCGGCTGGATCTACCTGGCGTTGGCCGCGGCGGCGGTCATCACCGTGGCCCCGTTCGGGCTGGGCCTGCTGACCTCGGTGACCTCGGCCCAGCAGTTCGCCACCGCGGCCCCGCTGTCCTGGCCGTCCCCGCCGACCCTGGAGAACTACGCCGCGCTGTCGGGGGCCGGGTTCGGCCGGGCCGCGATGGTGACCGCGCTGATGACCGCGGTGATCCTGGTCGGCCAGCTCAGTTCGTCGGTGCTGGCCGCGTACGCGTTTGCCCGGCTGGACTTTCCCGGTCGCGACGCGCTGTTCTGGGTGTATCTGGCAACGCTGATGGTGCCTGCGACGGTGACGGTGGTCCCGCTGTACCTGATGATGGGTTCGCTCGGTCTGCGAAACACCTTCTGGGCCCTGGTGTTGCCGTTCGTGTTCGGGTCTCCGTACGCAATCTTCCTGCTGCGCGAGCACTTTCGTTCGATCCCGCGGGACCTGGAGCGCGCCGCTCGTCT contains:
- a CDS encoding TldD/PmbA family protein, which produces MTARTIDADFLALPHRALADAALSAAVQTGASYADLRVHRITSEIIQLRDGELETSVLTRELGLAVRVIVAGTWGFASHAELSAEVAADTARRAVEVANSLAALNAEAIELAEEPVYENAMWTSSYEIDPFEVPGAEKIAVLAEYSGRLLASDGVDHVSAGLHAVKEQTFYADTFGSSITQQRVRVLPTLDAVSVDPAAGHFESMRTLAPPMGRGWEVVAGDRVWDWSTELARLPELLAEKTKAPSVTAGVTDLVIDPTNLWLTIHESIGHATEYDRAIGYESAYAGTSFATPDKLGSMRYGSPVMTVTADRTVEHGLATIGFDDEGVAAQSWDLVRDGIFVGYQLDRVFAPRLGRSRSNGCSYADSPHHVPIQRMANVSLAPAAEDIATEDLISRVDDGLYIVGDKSWSIDMQRYNFQFTGQRFYRIRNGRLAGQVRDVAYQSSTTDFWNSMEAVGGPSTWRLGGAFNCGKAQPGQVAAVSHGCPSALFRGVNVLNTVAEAGH
- a CDS encoding carbohydrate ABC transporter permease — encoded protein: MTSPRSGWIYLALAAAAVITVAPFGLGLLTSVTSAQQFATAAPLSWPSPPTLENYAALSGAGFGRAAMVTALMTAVILVGQLSSSVLAAYAFARLDFPGRDALFWVYLATLMVPATVTVVPLYLMMGSLGLRNTFWALVLPFVFGSPYAIFLLREHFRSIPRDLERAARLDGANTLDVLVHVILPASRPILVTLALITVVSQWNSFMWPLVITSGGKWRVLTVATAGLQSQYNAQWTTVMAATTVAIVPLLVLFVVFQRHIVRSIVVTGLK
- a CDS encoding carbohydrate ABC transporter permease, producing MIRRRETTLAYALLAPSLFGVLAFLLLPMLVVVWLSLRSWDLLGPIENVGLDNWGSVLTDAAFGNSLLVTLGFIALVVPAQLLLGLGIAALLARELPGSGFFRTVYVLPWICAPLAIAVLWRWILAPTDGAVSAMLGHRIEWLTDPGLALPVVSAVTVWTNVGYVALFFLAGILAIPADVLDAARIDGATGWQRFTRIIMPMLRPTLFFVAVTGVISAAQVFDTVYALTGGGPRGRTDLVAHRIYDEAFGSAAIGRAAVMAIVLFVVLVAITIAQHRYFRRRISYDLT